ttcaccgtaacgttgcgtccaacagtatctttgaaaaaatacggtccaatgattccaccagcgtacaaaccacaccaaacagtgcatttttcgggatgcatgggcagttcttgaacggcttctggttgctcttcactccaaatgcggcaattttgcttatttacgtagccattcaaccagaaatgagcctcatcgctgaacggtgaatgaacacatttcgaaccgaacactgattttggtaataaaattcaatgatttgcaagcgttgctcgttagtaagtctattcatgatgaaatgtcaaagcatactgagcatctttctctttgacaccatgtctgaaatcccacgtgatctgtcaaatactaatgcatgaaaatcctaacctcaaaaaaatcaccctttataaagatCCTATGCTAGAAAAATGAGTTTTAAGTGTTGACTAGTGGTTGAAGtcatcaattaaaattttgctgtAAATAAATGCCTGGGTGACTTGGGGATGTtgaaaccaagcaacggttctgattgaATTTAGCGGGGCAAAACCTaggcttatcttggtcttccCTCATTTCACATGTCGACGCAAACCCCCCTGCCGTGTCATCTGGGTAGCTGCTTTTAGCACCAGTTAAAGATATGTGCCACGAGTTCACTTGTAGAACGATAAAAAGATGGGTTGGGGCGTCAggttagtagcccatcacccGGACAACTTGAAgagattattttgaaaaaaaacgaaGAGGATTGAAAACGGACCCTTCCCCCCCCTATGATAACAACTTAGGAATGTCCGAATTCGTTATAGAGAgagtgcagtatacgcactggccgATGTATTGGACAAATACAGGGTAGACATTACTGCCATACAGGAAGTGATCAGGCTCGGGAAAGgcttcacaacaacaccaaaagaTGACGCCttatgttatagctgccatgcagcgAGACACGAATTTGGCTGTGAACCATATCTCCAGGTTTACtgtggtggatgagaggctagccacagtccgcataaaggccaaattcttcaacaaccgccttaatattttaatgaaaaaaaaaaaaacggagaaACTCCTGACTATTGCTGACACTGCACACAAGCTGTACACGAACCCAACAGTTAGCAACGGCATACTCtacccaattgcttgaagaaagaCACTGATACTTCCCGTGCTGTAACATGTATTAGTACAttcgaaagcagatgaggaagtacttggagtgtttgagagaaaaatccttggagtgtttgagagaaaaatccttagTAAAACATATTGGccaatttgcgttaatggagaatataggcgtcgtatgaaccacgagctttatgatctgtatgacgacgatagcatagcaaAATGCAATGGTTGCGTTGGCTgggttatgttgtcagaatggttgaagaagcttcagcaaagaagtcttttgaaggcaaacaccgtAGTacaccgggacgaccaaaagcccaatggaaaaatcaagtggtgggaaataccttgaaacttggtgtcagagattttagaatgaccgcagaagatcgaggcgcttggaacgctattctaagttcggctagtggaacaaatattatgtcatagccaataaaagtaagtaagtaagtataatAATGGCTATTAGATGCTACTTCAGATTGAGCAAGCAGTGAAGTGAagagcaaagccacctctcgacagacaaaaatttcactattcaagacactgatactacccatgctATTCTATgactccgaagcatgggtatttGCGAATGTAGATGAGGTGGTacttgaagtgtttgagagaaaactttgtaaaatatatggaccaatatgcgttaatggagaatgtagGCGTAGTATGATGTATGACGACAATTGCACAGTAAaacgcattaaaatacaacggttgcgttggccaggccatgttgtcagaatgaatgaagaagctgcaCCAATGACGTCTTTCGAATTTCCTTTAATTTACTAATATAAGCAACGGAGCAactacaacaagtaagagcgtgctaagttcggccgggccgaatcttatataccctccaccatggattgcatttgtcgagttctttgcacggtatctctttttaggcaaacaaaaaataatgaataagaactgttatactattggagctacaccgagttatagtccgattcgaaccataaatgaattgagtgCTTAATATTGAAGAAGTCatcgtgtaatatttcagtccatttggataagaattgggccttgtaggggttcaagaagcaaaatcgggaaatcgggagctgtatcaggctatagatcgatgaaGACCattttggacacgtatgttgaaggtcatgggaaaagcagttgtacaaaagttatgccaaatcggatgagaattgcgccctctaggggccaaagaatcgaaagaagatcggtttatatgacagctatatgaggttatctaccgatttgcgccatatctagcacagttgttggaagttataacaaaacacgtcagcCAAATCATATGAGATTTGTGCCctcaagcggctcaagaagtcaagatccaagatcggtttatatgacagctatactaggttataaaccgattttaaccatactttgaACAGTTGTcgtaaaacaccacgtgcaaaattacagccaaatcggataagaattgccaaatcggatcaagacccaaatcggatcaagacccaagatcggtttatatggcagctataccaagttataaaccgatttgaaccatacttagcacagttattggaagtaattccaaaacaccaggtgcaaaatttgagtcaaatcggatgagaattgcttcctctagaggctcaagaattcaagacacaagatcggtttacaaggcagctatataaaaacatggaccgatttggcctatttacaatcccaaccgacctacaccattaaaaagtatttgtgcaaaattcaagtgtctagctttactctttagCGTGCtctcaacatcggtttatatgggagctttatcatgtccttgaccgatttaaatcgtactcggcatagttgtaaagacaaaaattacggctccccgaggctcaagaagtcaaatcgggagatcggtttgtatgggagctatatcaagttatagaccggtttggacGATATTTgctccgttgttggaagtcataacagaatactattgggttgccccaaaagtgattgcggattttttaaaagaaagtaaatgcatttttaataaaacttagaatgaactttaatcaaatatactttttttacacttgttttaaactttttgtctacagcaagctaaaagtaacagctgataactgacagaagaaagaatgcaattacacagtcacaagctgttaaaaaaaatttttcaacgccgactatatataaaatccgcaattactttttgggcaagccaatacattatttgtgcaaaattgcaaaattggctacgctttcgaccgctattgtgatttcgacagatggacggccggacagacgaATCAGAATTTCAAGAATATATTAAGATTATGGGGcccaagatcaatatttcgaggtgctacaaacggaatgacttgattagtaaacccccattccattgtggtgggtataaaaaaggggtTGCCGAAAAATCCCATTTTTAGCAACTGGCattggatatcggtttatatgggagctatatcaggtcatagacagatttggacagtacttggctccgttgttgtcataacagaatactatgtgcaaaatttcagccaaatcggaccaaaattgcggcttataagggctcaagaagtcaaaacgggagatcggtttgtatgggggctatatcaatttattggccaattcggactgtacctggcacagttgttgaaggtcataacagaacactatgtgcaaaacttcagccaaatcggacaaaaattgtggcttccatgggctcaagaattcaaatcgggagatcggtttatatgggagctatatccaaatatgaagcgATATAgcatatttgcaatccccaatgacctacatcaatatacagtatctgtgcaaaatttcaagtggctaggtCTACGCGTTTGAACGATaacatgatttcgacagacaaacggacggacgggcatggctagttcgactcaggatgtcgagacgatcaaaaatatttatactttatggagtcccaGATCAACATTtcaaggtgttataaacggaatgactagattagtatacccccatcctatggtggtgggtataaaaaatgcgtTGCCGAAAAATCCCATTTTTAGCAAATGGCATTGGCAGCTTCAGTTGAAAGTTGCCATCTGTAATGCAAACTGACTAAggttgccatccataatcgactCATTTATTTTAGGTGTACAAACTAAAAGACATCTTCGTTCTCTTGTTCTCCTCCGtaccaaaaataacaaaattgatTTCCTACAACTTTCATCTCAATATTTTGATTTCTAAAGTCTAGAGCCTAGCACGCTCTAAGAAATGAACACAGACATACGCTTCTGAATTTTACCGCAATCCAAAATGTTGCGACTAGAACAGCGAAATTATGATTCTCCGGCTTAGAGTAGTATGAAGACAAAATTCTATCTCGCTAATCAATATCattgtgttcaaaatttctagcgATAACCAAAACAAAGTGATTAGATTAAAACACTGCTGCATTAAGGGGATTGAACAATTCATAGGCATTTAGTGGTGGTTTATTAGTAAAAACGTCTCCAATGTATTTGCTTGTGTTTCTATTTGTCTTCTTCATTTGGTGCTACAAAAGTCATGCCTCCAAAAGATATATGCGACATGCAGTTCGCAATTTACAAGGGCCTTTTGCCATACCCCTTTTGGGTTGTATCCAGGAGATTTCACGACTAAGACCCAAAAGTGAGCTAAGCAAGTAAACAAGAAATCGCTTAACATTGTAAAATctgtgtgtgttgttgttgtgttttcagATATAACCTCCTCCGTAGCTTCGATGTTTGCCAAATATGGGAAGCTTATGAAATTGTGGGCCTTTAATCGTCTGCTGATTGTGAGTGCCGATATTGAATTCAATGAGCAAATACTGGCCAGTCCAACGCATATAACAAAAGTTGCCGTCTATAATATGCTGCATCCTTGGTTGGGTATTGGTCTGCTAACTAGTGATGGCAAAAAATGGCATACACGACGTAAAATTATAACGCCtacctttcattttaaaattttggaagaaTTTCTGGAGGTTTTTGATCACCAGTCTACGATATTGTTGCAATGTTTGGAGAAAAAAGCCGATGGTCGCAGCACAATAGACATATACCCCCTCATATGTCTATTTACTCTGTATGTGATTGTGGAGACGGCAATGGGTACTAAAGTGAATGCCCAAACCAGTAAAAGCTGCCAATATGCCTCAGCTGTTCATGAGTGAGTATAAGAGGAGAAGGTGATGGACTATTTACGTATATAAGAATTCTTTAAAATACGGACGGAATGGGGGAAAGTTGCAACGTTCCATTAAAGATGGCAGTAGATGAGATAATATTGAACTCAGATCTTGGATTCGATTGGGATGGGTTCTGTAACTACAAAAATATTTCTGTTGAATAGCAAAGGAAAAAATGTCTTACTGTGTCTTCAATAGATTTAGCCCATGGTGACATCACAGGAACCAGAAAAAAGGTGACTTCTGAATTGAAAAAACCCAATAATTCGCGGATGTAAAACGATCATAAGTAATGGCCGCGTCAAaccttacataccctccatccATCATTGTGCAAAAAGTCGGTTGAGAACTACGCCCTATAAagattcaagaagtaaaatcgggatatcggtttaagtGGACGCTAtctgaggttatgaaccgtgtCAGACCATATTTGCTTTCCAGAGGCttgagaagttaaatcgggagagcggtttatatggcaagttatagaccgatttgaacaatacttggcttagatgttgaaggtcataataatcgtgcaaatcggataataattgcgccctctagaagctcaagaagtcaaatcgggggatcgcttaatatggcagctacattagaacatggactgatttggcccatttacaatcacaaacGACCTggacttataagaagtatttgtgcaaataatcaggttatgaaccgattaaaaccttacttagcacagttgttgatggtcaaaacaaaacatttcatgtgaaattttaacttaagcggataataattgcgccctctagcggcctaagaagtcaagacgcgagatcggtttatacgggagctatatcaggtcatgaagggaattataccatacttagctcagttgttgatggttaaaccaaaacatttcctgcgaaatttcaactaaagcggataataattgcgccctctagcggcctaaaaagtcaagaccagagatcggattatataggagctatatcaggtcatgaaccgatttgagccatacttgacacagttgtgaacgtcaaaacaaaacacttggtgaaAATTGTttgccaattcggataataagtgcgccctctaacgacacaagaagtcaaaatccgacatcgttttatatgggagctatatcaggccatgAACCGATTAATACCATATTTAGCTCCgttattgatggtcaaaccaaaacacttcatgcgaaatttcaaccaaaccggataataattgcgccctctggcggcctaagaagtcaagacccgagatcggattatataggagctatatcaggttatgaaccgatttgagccatacttgacacagttgtgaaCGTCAGAACAAAAAACacttggtgaaaattttttgccaaatcggataataagtgcgccctctaacgactcaagaagtcaaaatccgacatcgttttatatgggagctatatcaagtcatgaGCCGATTAAGACCATTCTTAGCTCAGTTATTGATGATCAAActaaaacatttcgtgcaaaatttcaaccaaatcagaaaataattacgccctctagcggcctaagaagtcaagacccgagatcggattatataggagctatatcaggttatgaaccgatttgagccatacttgacacaattgtgaacgtcagaacaaaacacttggtgaacattttttgccaatacggataataagtgcgccctctaacgactcaagaagtcaaaatccgacatcgttttatatgggagctatatcaggtcatgagccgatttagactatacttagcacattttgtgacggtcaaaccaaaacatttcgtgcaaaatttcaaccaaatcagaaaataattgcgccctctagcggttccagatccgagatcggtttatatgggaactatatcaggttatgaaccgatttgaggtatacttgacacagttgtgaaCGTCAGAACAAAAAACACTTGgtgaaaaatttttgccaaatcggataagtgcgCTCTctaacgactcaagaagtcaaaatccgacatcgttttatatgggagctatatcaggtcatgagccgatttagactatacttagcacattttgtgacggtcaaaccaaaacatgtcgtgcagaatttcaaccaaatcggaatgCGTCcagtagcggctcaagaagtcaagatccgagatcggtttatatgggagttttataaggttatgaaccgatttgagccatacatgGTACAGTAGTTGATGGTCGAACCAAAAAACTTCATggtaaaattcagccaaatcggataataattacggtcTCAGACGGCTCACTaattcaagacccgagatcggattatatgtgagctatatcaggtcatgaaccgatttagaccatacttggcacagttagtgatggtcaaaccaaaacacttcatgcaaaatttcagcaaaatcgcataataattgcggcctctagcggCACACAAAATCAAGACCCGCGATTGgcttgcatgggagctatatcaggttacggaggtcaccgtagcgcagaggttagcatgtccgcctatgacgctgaacgcctgggttcgcatcctgtcgagactatcagaaaaaattttcagaggtggttttcccctccttatgccgacaacattggtgaggtactatgccatgtaaaacttctctgaaCCGTGCCCAGAGGCGGGCGTTGATTGGAGATGAGAGGGTATCCAACTTTATTGTTTCCCTAGAAGAgcatcgtcgaaatgtgggttgtgAGGCGCTGTTCCATCGATTCTTCCACGGTGTGTGTTCTTCGAAAATCAGTCTTTTGATTCCTGAGTTGAGGTTGTGTCccagaaatacaagattttgtAAAAGCGCGCACCGATTTGTAATCGATTTGCCAGCTGATCAAACCATGCACCACCGAGAGAATTATTTTTTCGCAAGgacggttcgtatgtggaatcgaattCCGACAGATGTTGTTCCTCCTACTTAagacatccagaaattcaaagcaagtACCAATAAACACTACTCAGCCTTTCCTCCCTCCTATCCAAAACTATCCCTcttcaacgcaatgcactgcatatataggggacatccccgagtgttggttgattgaaaaaaaagtcaaaaagacTTATAAAGATATctctattattttctttttcttttcttgcaCTTGATCTCTATAACACCTCAGCTTAACCATTTCAAATATCATTATCTCTTCACAATCTCAACTGACATATTTTTactgattttttaaatttctatcccactgtgcaacatcTCCTAATATTTtccacatgctctacacatgctattacttgccgcacccatTTTGAATAAGTGAGCTAGTGGTCCCATTTGTTcctttatgataccgaaagctagactgacctccttcttacttcctttcagcaatagtcAAGTCCTCTCATTATCTAGATATCCCCTAAGGATTCCCGTCGTCCTAATGACCGTTTGTTCCACAGTGCTACATGTGCGTTCATCGCCCACGACCTTTACTCGGACTGTGTCGGCCCCAAAAGGCTgcgggttaaacaagtttattgacggcagtcctctggttcTCACTTcaagccaaatcgtctgctctttcattcccccttaccccgttatggcccgtcacccaaGCGATAGTCAAGTTtattgttgccgtttttggtagattttagcataacagtagagagagagagagatagtgaCAGAGAAAAAACCTGCGAGCAAAAGAgtaaacgaacgagacaaacagtgcgagccgaacaaagaaaataaaaaccacCACCACACCGAAGCTGtgaagcaaagcacatgtggtggatggttaaatggtttttatatcttgcttatagacaaatcgttgttgttgttatatgttggcttgcaaagtataactttaaagaaaaaaattttactttgggtcgttgaaattcgaaataaattgttgcaggaaaattaacaaatttctttgtcgCTTTTTCGACTAAAGTTGTGTTCGTTAAGAGTGGATAATACTACCATGGATTTTTTCATCAAACGACGATCTAGTATTTATAATTTGTatgtttgaaaatgtttaatttgatgtgttgcaaatgaaggCCACCgcatgaacgcctgggttcgaatcctggcgagactatcagaaaaaaattttcagcggtggctttcccctcctaatgctggcaacatttgtgaggtgatatgccatgtaaaacttctctccaaagaggtgtcgcactgcggcacgtcgttcgggctcggctataaaaaggaggtcccttaaacttaaatcggactgcactcattgataggtgagaagtttgcccctgttcgttagtggaatgttcatggacaaaatttgcaattttttgcaaatggaatagaAATATAGCCAACttttcggtggtgtgtatagaaacatataccgcatttttggcttgtagaacattcgGTAggttttggtaggatttttcttaaattttggtaggaaataattttcttgattaGCAACACTGATCGTGCCATgttcagaaaaggcgttaatctcttacactccaagaatgatcgtgaccttatcgtcctgtttgttattgcgCTGATGGTCAGTTTACCCGTCAACCTCATCAGAGTTACCAATCAGTTCATTGCcgtattttcttttgttaaagTAGGAATTCATGAACATGAAGGTCCTTTTTTGTATTGCGCTCGTAAAGCAGTCATTGACAAATAAGAAATCATTGCATTTATGTTTGTGGAAAAATCAGCATAAGTTCGCgttatattttcttatatcactaTAAGTACACCATCGTATTTATCTCCCAATTTGTCTTTAATAATTTGCATTTAATACCCACTCCATTTCTTTTTCAGAATGACTGAGTTATTGGCCATGCGCTTTGTTCGCCTGCATTTAAACAATGAACTGGTTTTCACTATCTTACACCCTTTTAAAAAATTACGTCAAACTCAACTGATACAGATTATGCACAATTTCACCAAGAGTGTTATTGAGGAAAGAAGAATTCTATTGCAGCAAAACCAACATAAATCGCTACATGCAGAAGACAATGGAGATATGGGGTGCAAAAAACGTAGCGCATTTTTGGATGTCTTGCTACAGGCAACTGTTAATGGTCAACCCTTGTCGGATGAAGATATACGTGAAGAAGTGGACACTTTTATGTTTGAGGGTCATGACACCACAGCATCAGCTTTAAGTTTTACTCTGCATTTATTGGCTCGACATCCTAGGGTGCAAAATAAAATTCTAGCCGAGGTACAGCAAATATGTGGCAATAGTGAAGACCCCCTGACATTGATGAACCTAAACGAAATGAAATATCTGGAATGTGTCATAAGAGAATCACTTCGC
This Stomoxys calcitrans chromosome 2, idStoCalc2.1, whole genome shotgun sequence DNA region includes the following protein-coding sequences:
- the LOC106084995 gene encoding cytochrome P450 4d8, with product MYLLVFLFVFFIWCYKSHASKRYMRHAVRNLQGPFAIPLLGCIQEISRLRPKNITSSVASMFAKYGKLMKLWAFNRLLIVSADIEFNEQILASPTHITKVAVYNMLHPWLGIGLLTSDGKKWHTRRKIITPTFHFKILEEFLEVFDHQSTILLQCLEKKADGRSTIDIYPLICLFTLYVIVETAMGTKVNAQTSKSCQYASAVHEMTELLAMRFVRLHLNNELVFTILHPFKKLRQTQLIQIMHNFTKSVIEERRILLQQNQHKSLHAEDNGDMGCKKRSAFLDVLLQATVNGQPLSDEDIREEVDTFMFEGHDTTASALSFTLHLLARHPRVQNKILAEVQQICGNSEDPLTLMNLNEMKYLECVIRESLRLYPSVPIFGRQFKEDFAYTHSTLGDGVIPAGSELYIWSTLVLRDPKRYPNPSEFVPERFEDVDEKINLSTSPFSAGPRNCIGQKFAMYEMKITLMKIVRTFELLPLGEDVQPIPNIVMCSENGMQLGLRKRKA